A window of the Lactuca sativa cultivar Salinas chromosome 7, Lsat_Salinas_v11, whole genome shotgun sequence genome harbors these coding sequences:
- the LOC128127138 gene encoding uncharacterized protein LOC128127138, with protein sequence MEKAEEKPKDAKEVKKLKGDSGIYCHYCNGANHFAADCMLRKKEEKKEKIKDEAYYSEKIEEIRAKTKGVSLVAKGETDDEKSGTYQIWSSGSDDEEMRHPTHGAMLASFENCEEEISGRCFVSKSTDKSPMTTKY encoded by the exons atggagaaagctGAGGAAAAACCAAAAGATGCGAAAGAAGTAAAGAAGCTGAAGGGTGACtcaggaatttactgtcactattgcaatggtgcgaatcactttgcagccgattgcatgttgcgaaagaaagaagaaaaaaaggagaaaattaaagatgaagcatactattctgaaaagattgaagagatacgtgctaagaccaaaggagtgtctttGGTTGCGAAAGGTGAAACTGATGATGAAAAGAGTGGTACGTATCAGatttggtcttcaggatctgatgatgaggaaatgaggcatcccacacatggagccatGCTCGCAAGTTTTGAAAATTGCGAAGAGGAAATTTCAGGGaggtgcttcgtatccaaatccacggacaaatcacccatgaccaccaag tactga